From one Acidobacteriota bacterium genomic stretch:
- a CDS encoding alpha/beta hydrolase, producing MRTITILAVILLFSALSAAQTSETVIGPNITGKIERYKNFPSDKVAPRNVDVWLPPGFSPKKKYAVLYMHDGQMLFDESTTWNKQEWHADEVLAKLIAEKKVRETIIVGVWNTPKRREEYMPQKAFEMASADQKEEAATFGITGVVSDNYLKFLVDELKPFIDRNFPTKRDRGNTFVMGSSMGGLISLYAISEYPNIFGGAGCLSTHFPAGNGVMIDYIRSNLPSPKNHRIYFDYGTATLDSSYEPFQLRADDLMRAKGFTAESWITKKFEGDDHSEKSWAKRLDVPLEFLLGKRK from the coding sequence ATGAGAACAATCACAATCTTAGCAGTCATTTTGCTTTTTTCCGCGCTTTCTGCGGCTCAAACGTCGGAAACGGTCATTGGGCCGAATATCACCGGCAAGATCGAGCGCTACAAGAACTTTCCGTCCGACAAGGTCGCTCCGCGCAACGTCGATGTCTGGCTGCCGCCGGGCTTCTCGCCGAAAAAGAAGTACGCTGTCCTTTATATGCACGACGGCCAGATGCTTTTTGACGAATCGACAACGTGGAACAAGCAGGAATGGCATGCGGACGAAGTGCTCGCGAAGCTGATCGCCGAAAAGAAGGTCCGGGAGACGATCATCGTCGGCGTCTGGAACACCCCGAAACGGCGCGAGGAGTATATGCCGCAGAAGGCGTTCGAGATGGCGTCGGCCGATCAAAAGGAAGAAGCGGCGACGTTCGGGATCACCGGCGTGGTTTCCGACAATTATCTGAAATTCCTTGTTGACGAATTGAAACCGTTCATCGACAGGAACTTTCCGACGAAACGCGACCGCGGCAACACGTTCGTGATGGGCTCGAGTATGGGCGGGCTGATATCGCTTTATGCGATTAGCGAATATCCGAACATATTCGGCGGCGCCGGTTGTCTTTCGACTCACTTCCCGGCCGGAAACGGAGTGATGATCGACTATATCCGGTCGAATCTCCCGTCGCCGAAGAATCATCGGATCTATTTCGATTACGGAACGGCGACTCTTGACTCGTCGTACGAACCGTTCCAGCTTAGGGCCGACGACTTGATGCGTGCAAAGGGGTTTACCGCGGAATCGTGGATCACGAAGAAGTTCGAGGGCGACGATCACAGCGAAAAAAGCTGGGCGAAACGGTTGGACGTTCCGCTCGAATTCCTGCTCGGAAAGCGAAAGTAA